The Pyrococcus kukulkanii genome contains a region encoding:
- a CDS encoding acyltransferase — MKDPKYAILKEVEIGEGAKIYDQVNLYKCKIGKNTKIDAFVYIEEGVEIGNNVKIRPFTFIPSGVKIEDDVFIGPNVVFTNDKYPRVRGKWRELKTVVKKGASIGAGAVIGPGVTIGRYALVGAGSVVTKDVPDYAIVVGNPARIIGDVRDEKFKKKVKEFLENGPGELKGDESEWPWP; from the coding sequence ATGAAAGATCCTAAATATGCGATCCTTAAAGAAGTTGAAATTGGAGAAGGGGCAAAAATATACGATCAAGTAAACTTGTATAAGTGTAAAATTGGCAAAAACACGAAAATAGATGCATTTGTTTACATCGAAGAGGGAGTTGAAATTGGAAACAATGTAAAAATTAGACCATTTACTTTTATTCCTTCAGGAGTCAAAATAGAAGATGATGTATTCATAGGTCCGAACGTTGTTTTCACCAACGATAAGTATCCAAGGGTTAGAGGAAAGTGGAGGGAACTAAAGACAGTGGTAAAGAAAGGGGCAAGCATTGGTGCTGGAGCGGTAATCGGTCCAGGAGTTACAATTGGCAGATATGCCTTGGTTGGTGCTGGAAGTGTTGTCACCAAAGATGTGCCTGATTATGCAATAGTGGTAGGTAATCCAGCTAGGATTATCGGTGATGTGAGGGATGAGAAATTTAAAAAGAAAGTTAAAGAGTTCCTAGAAAATGGGCCAGGGGAACTAAAGGGAGATGAGAGTGAGTGGCCATGGCCGTGA
- a CDS encoding UDP-N-acetylglucosamine 3-dehydrogenase codes for MLRVGVVGVGNMGYHHARVYSELAKEGKVELVGVADANFERAKEVAKKFNTIPYGDYRELAKEDLDAVSIAVPTSLHREVALEFIESGVNVLIEKPIADSIEGAEEIINAAKASGVILMVGHIERFNPAVLKLKESMQKGLLGEVVSISAKRVGPMAIRIRDVGIIIDLGVHDIDVISFLYGDKVRRVYARAGNAKHPAGVEDYALIMLGFSNGKSGVVETNWLTPHKTRTLTAVGTEGIAYLDYIQQTLTIYNEEWKKEAKIEKREPLRNELEHFIDCVEEGKKPLISGEDGLHALKVALRALESAKKDEVVEVE; via the coding sequence ATGCTTCGCGTTGGCGTTGTCGGTGTTGGGAACATGGGATACCATCACGCGAGGGTTTACTCGGAACTCGCAAAAGAAGGAAAGGTTGAGCTCGTTGGAGTTGCCGATGCGAACTTTGAGCGTGCAAAGGAAGTAGCAAAGAAGTTCAACACAATACCTTATGGAGATTACAGAGAGCTGGCCAAGGAGGACTTGGACGCGGTTAGCATTGCAGTTCCGACGTCACTCCATAGGGAAGTTGCCCTAGAATTTATAGAGAGCGGGGTTAATGTCTTGATTGAAAAGCCTATAGCGGATAGCATTGAGGGTGCGGAGGAGATAATCAATGCAGCAAAGGCAAGTGGAGTTATCTTAATGGTAGGACACATTGAACGCTTCAATCCGGCAGTGCTTAAGCTGAAGGAGAGCATGCAAAAGGGGCTTTTGGGCGAGGTAGTTTCAATTAGTGCTAAAAGGGTTGGCCCAATGGCAATTAGGATTAGGGACGTTGGGATTATCATTGATCTAGGTGTTCACGATATTGACGTCATCAGCTTTTTATACGGTGATAAAGTACGGAGGGTGTACGCTAGGGCCGGAAATGCAAAGCATCCCGCCGGCGTCGAGGATTATGCATTGATAATGCTTGGTTTCTCCAACGGTAAAAGCGGGGTAGTGGAGACTAACTGGCTGACGCCCCACAAGACTAGAACCCTAACGGCCGTTGGAACTGAGGGCATAGCGTACCTAGACTACATCCAGCAAACTCTTACAATATACAACGAGGAATGGAAAAAGGAGGCTAAGATAGAGAAGAGGGAGCCCCTGAGGAATGAACTTGAGCACTTCATTGACTGCGTTGAGGAAGGCAAAAAGCCCCTTATCTCTGGTGAGGACGGCTTGCATGCCCTTAAGGTAGCCCTAAGAGCTTTGGAGAGTGCAAAAAAGGATGAAGTAGTGGAGGTTGAGTGA
- a CDS encoding acyltransferase, producing MGEGKYFVHPTAVVEEDVVVGEGTRIWHFAHIRKGAKIGKNCNIGKDVYIDVGVEIGNNVKIQNGVSVYRGVKVEDDVFLGPHMTFTNDLYPRSFNEDWEVVPTLVKKGASIGANATIVCGVTIGEYAMVGAGSVVTKDVPPFGLVYGNPARLKGFVCYCGRPLKEIVREEKDFVVYKCSHCGREVKIRREDYERYLREKDL from the coding sequence ATGGGTGAAGGAAAGTACTTTGTCCACCCTACTGCGGTTGTTGAGGAGGATGTTGTTGTTGGAGAAGGGACGAGGATTTGGCATTTTGCCCACATAAGGAAAGGAGCAAAGATAGGAAAAAACTGCAACATTGGTAAGGATGTTTACATTGACGTTGGAGTTGAAATAGGCAACAACGTGAAAATCCAGAATGGAGTAAGCGTCTACAGGGGGGTTAAAGTCGAGGATGACGTGTTTTTAGGACCACACATGACCTTCACTAACGACCTTTACCCCAGATCGTTCAACGAGGATTGGGAGGTAGTTCCAACACTCGTGAAGAAGGGGGCATCAATAGGAGCGAATGCTACAATAGTCTGTGGGGTAACGATTGGGGAGTACGCAATGGTCGGGGCTGGTTCAGTCGTGACAAAGGACGTTCCACCCTTCGGCTTAGTTTACGGGAATCCAGCGAGACTAAAGGGCTTCGTCTGCTATTGTGGTAGGCCTCTAAAGGAAATCGTTAGGGAAGAAAAAGATTTTGTTGTTTACAAGTGTTCCCACTGTGGTAGGGAGGTAAAAATTCGTAGGGAGGATTATGAGAGGTATTTGAGGGAGAAGGACTTATAA
- a CDS encoding valine--tRNA ligase, giving the protein MLPKKYDPNEIEPKWQKYWLEEKVYKYRLDENRPSYAIDTPPPFTSGTLHLGHVLSHTWIDIIARYKRMRGYNVLFPQGFDNHGLPTELKVEKEFGITKDQPEEFLKKCVEWTWQAIEAMRNQFIRIGYSADWDLEYHTMDDEYKATVQYTLLKFYEKGLLYREEHPVYWCPKCRTSLAKAEVGYVEEEGYLYYIKLPLADGSGYIPIATTRPELMPACVAVFVHPDDERYKHLVGKKVRLPIFEREVPILADEDVDPNFGTGAVYNCTYGDEQDIVWQKRYNLPVIIAINEDGTMNEKAGPYAGLKVEEARKKIAEDLEKMGLLYKKEKIRHRVLRHTERSSCMAPIELLPKKQWFIKVKDFTDEIVKVAKEINWYPEDMFLRLKDWAESMDWDWVISRQRVFGTPFPFWVCKNGHIVPAREEDLPVDPRFDKPPVERCPVCGAELEPVTDVLDCWVDSSITPLIITKWYDAIKGDEEAKKWFEHNFPTALRPQGTDIIRTWAFYTIYRTYKLTGEKPWKDIVINGMVAGPDGRKMSKSYGNVVAPDEVIPKYGADALRLWTALAPPGEDHPFKWETVDYNFRFLQKLWNIYRFAERHIKDFEYEKYKDLELEPLDRWILSRLHRLIKFATEELERYRFNLITRELMTFIWHEVADDYIEMVKYRLYGEDEESKVKAKVALYELLWNLLLLLAPFVPHITEELYHHLFKDKVKVKSVHLLEWPEYSEERIDEEAERVGELARKIVSEMRKYKNSHGLPLNAKLEHVAIYATESHELVKLIERDIKGTMNIERLEVVKGEPQLEERIVEIKPNFKRVGPRYGKLVPKIAEYLKENAEDIARELKEKGKVEFEVDGTRVELGREDVVLRKAVFSEGEEVETAVIEDVVILFF; this is encoded by the coding sequence ATGCTACCGAAGAAGTACGACCCTAACGAGATAGAGCCTAAGTGGCAGAAGTACTGGCTCGAGGAGAAGGTATACAAGTACAGGTTAGACGAGAACAGGCCGAGCTATGCAATAGACACACCCCCACCCTTCACGAGCGGAACCCTGCATTTGGGACATGTACTGAGTCACACCTGGATAGATATAATAGCGAGGTACAAGAGGATGAGGGGCTACAACGTTCTCTTTCCGCAAGGCTTCGACAACCACGGGCTTCCAACCGAGTTAAAGGTTGAGAAGGAGTTTGGAATAACAAAGGATCAGCCCGAGGAGTTCCTGAAGAAGTGCGTTGAGTGGACCTGGCAGGCAATTGAAGCTATGAGGAACCAGTTCATAAGGATAGGCTACTCAGCTGACTGGGATCTTGAGTACCACACCATGGACGACGAGTACAAGGCCACAGTACAATACACTTTGCTCAAGTTCTACGAGAAGGGGTTACTTTACAGGGAGGAGCACCCCGTTTACTGGTGCCCCAAGTGTAGGACTTCCCTTGCTAAGGCCGAGGTAGGCTATGTTGAGGAGGAGGGCTACCTATACTACATAAAGCTCCCCCTAGCAGATGGCTCAGGCTACATCCCGATAGCGACCACGAGGCCGGAGCTAATGCCTGCATGTGTTGCGGTATTCGTCCATCCGGACGATGAGAGGTACAAGCACTTGGTGGGGAAGAAGGTTAGGCTACCGATCTTCGAGAGGGAGGTTCCAATACTAGCCGATGAGGACGTGGATCCGAACTTCGGGACGGGGGCAGTGTACAACTGTACGTACGGTGATGAGCAGGATATAGTCTGGCAGAAGAGGTACAACCTCCCCGTGATAATCGCGATCAACGAAGATGGGACGATGAACGAGAAGGCCGGGCCCTACGCTGGGCTTAAGGTCGAGGAGGCGAGGAAGAAAATAGCAGAAGACCTCGAGAAGATGGGTCTTCTCTACAAGAAGGAGAAGATAAGGCACAGAGTCCTCAGGCACACCGAGAGGAGCTCATGCATGGCCCCGATTGAGCTGTTGCCCAAGAAGCAGTGGTTCATAAAGGTGAAGGACTTCACGGATGAGATCGTGAAGGTAGCGAAGGAGATCAACTGGTACCCCGAGGACATGTTCCTCCGATTAAAGGACTGGGCCGAGAGCATGGACTGGGACTGGGTGATAAGCAGGCAGAGGGTATTCGGGACTCCGTTCCCGTTCTGGGTGTGCAAGAACGGCCATATAGTTCCGGCTAGGGAGGAAGATCTTCCCGTAGACCCCAGGTTCGACAAGCCCCCGGTGGAGAGGTGCCCTGTCTGTGGAGCAGAATTAGAGCCCGTAACGGATGTACTCGACTGCTGGGTTGACTCCAGCATAACCCCACTGATAATCACCAAGTGGTACGATGCAATTAAGGGGGATGAGGAGGCGAAGAAGTGGTTCGAGCACAACTTCCCAACCGCCTTAAGGCCCCAGGGAACCGACATAATTAGGACGTGGGCCTTCTACACGATATACAGGACGTACAAGCTTACCGGGGAGAAGCCATGGAAAGATATAGTGATCAACGGAATGGTTGCCGGGCCGGACGGGAGGAAGATGAGCAAGAGCTACGGGAATGTAGTAGCTCCAGATGAGGTTATACCGAAGTACGGTGCAGATGCCCTAAGGCTGTGGACTGCTTTAGCCCCTCCAGGTGAGGATCATCCGTTCAAGTGGGAGACGGTCGATTACAACTTCAGGTTTTTGCAGAAGCTCTGGAACATCTACCGCTTTGCCGAGAGGCACATCAAGGACTTCGAGTACGAGAAGTACAAGGATTTAGAGCTTGAACCCCTCGACAGGTGGATACTCTCGAGGCTGCACAGGCTGATAAAGTTCGCCACGGAGGAGCTGGAGAGGTACAGGTTCAACCTGATAACCAGGGAGCTCATGACGTTCATATGGCATGAAGTTGCTGACGATTACATAGAGATGGTAAAGTACAGGCTGTACGGGGAAGACGAGGAGAGCAAGGTGAAGGCCAAAGTAGCATTGTACGAGCTGCTGTGGAACCTATTGTTGCTGCTAGCCCCCTTCGTCCCGCACATAACAGAAGAGCTCTACCACCACTTGTTCAAAGACAAGGTCAAGGTCAAGAGCGTCCACTTACTGGAGTGGCCAGAGTACAGCGAGGAGAGGATAGACGAGGAGGCTGAGAGGGTTGGAGAGCTAGCTAGGAAGATCGTTAGCGAGATGAGGAAGTACAAGAACTCCCACGGGCTACCTTTGAACGCAAAGCTCGAGCACGTGGCAATCTACGCGACCGAGAGCCACGAGCTCGTTAAGCTGATAGAGAGGGACATAAAGGGAACGATGAACATCGAGAGGCTTGAGGTCGTGAAGGGGGAGCCCCAGCTCGAGGAGAGGATTGTGGAGATAAAGCCGAACTTCAAGAGGGTGGGGCCGAGGTACGGGAAGCTCGTTCCGAAGATTGCCGAGTACTTGAAGGAGAATGCAGAGGATATCGCGAGGGAGCTGAAGGAGAAGGGCAAGGTGGAGTTCGAGGTCGATGGAACGAGGGTGGAGCTGGGCAGGGAGGATGTAGTGCTTAGAAAGGCTGTGTTCAGCGAGGGAGAGGAGGTTGAGACGGCCGTTATAGAGGATGTCGTTATTTTGTTCTTCTAA
- a CDS encoding nucleotide sugar dehydrogenase, producing the protein MKLLGLKRDEVKRVFKEGKVTIAVYGLGKMGLPLAAVFADHGANVIGVDINEKVVEMVNRGENHVKEEPGLDELVKRNVEAGRLRATADGVWAAKRADVMVILVPTLADERGNLKLEPVYDVAHKIAKGLEKGDIVITEATMPPGTTESLIPILEKSGLKLGEFGLAHAPERTMTGTAIRDITGQYPKIVGASDEKTLEAVIGIYETINKKGVIPMSSIKAAEAVKVFEGVYRDVNIALANELALWCEEHGLDALEIFKAANTQPYCHLHMPGAGVGGHCIPIYPWFVINLAKKTNPRLIKTAREINDSMPHHIVELTIRGLNKIGKALKGSNVLVLGLTFRGGVREFTKSPAIPIIKELKEWGAKVYAYDPLCTLEDAKRFGAEWKEDFKDIDAIIITADHKEFKSLDLEEIAGQVRNKVIIDGRNILSAEDAEKLGFIYLRVGRVL; encoded by the coding sequence ATGAAGCTCCTCGGCTTAAAAAGGGATGAGGTTAAACGGGTCTTCAAAGAAGGCAAGGTTACGATAGCAGTTTATGGCCTCGGCAAGATGGGCCTTCCCCTAGCTGCAGTTTTTGCTGACCACGGGGCCAATGTAATTGGCGTTGATATTAACGAGAAAGTCGTTGAAATGGTGAATAGGGGGGAGAATCACGTTAAAGAAGAACCTGGGCTTGATGAGCTGGTAAAAAGGAATGTTGAAGCAGGCCGCTTAAGGGCTACAGCTGACGGCGTTTGGGCTGCAAAGCGGGCCGATGTCATGGTGATTTTGGTTCCGACCCTTGCAGATGAGAGGGGTAATTTAAAGCTTGAACCCGTCTATGACGTTGCCCACAAGATTGCCAAGGGGTTGGAGAAGGGGGATATCGTAATTACGGAAGCAACGATGCCTCCCGGAACGACAGAAAGTCTAATTCCAATTCTCGAGAAATCTGGTTTAAAGCTTGGAGAATTTGGCTTGGCCCACGCTCCAGAGAGAACGATGACAGGGACCGCAATTAGAGACATTACCGGGCAGTATCCTAAGATAGTTGGGGCGAGTGATGAGAAAACCTTGGAGGCGGTTATTGGTATATATGAGACGATAAACAAGAAAGGTGTAATTCCAATGAGTTCCATAAAAGCAGCTGAGGCCGTCAAAGTCTTTGAAGGGGTTTACAGGGATGTAAATATTGCACTGGCAAACGAGCTAGCATTATGGTGCGAGGAACATGGGCTTGACGCCTTGGAGATCTTCAAGGCGGCGAACACTCAGCCTTACTGTCACTTGCACATGCCTGGGGCCGGGGTTGGAGGGCATTGCATTCCAATCTATCCATGGTTCGTCATAAACCTGGCTAAAAAGACAAATCCAAGGCTAATTAAAACGGCTAGAGAAATAAACGACTCAATGCCCCACCACATTGTTGAGCTGACTATTAGGGGCTTGAATAAAATTGGGAAGGCATTGAAGGGTAGCAATGTTTTAGTTTTGGGTTTGACCTTTAGGGGCGGTGTTAGGGAGTTCACTAAGAGTCCGGCAATTCCAATAATTAAGGAGCTCAAAGAGTGGGGAGCTAAAGTTTATGCTTATGATCCACTATGTACCCTAGAAGATGCAAAGCGCTTCGGTGCGGAATGGAAAGAGGACTTCAAGGATATAGATGCAATAATTATTACAGCAGACCATAAGGAATTTAAATCACTAGATCTTGAGGAAATAGCAGGACAAGTCAGAAACAAGGTCATAATTGATGGGAGAAATATCCTGAGTGCTGAAGATGCTGAAAAGCTTGGCTTCATATATCTGCGGGTTGGGAGGGTTTTATAA
- a CDS encoding DegT/DnrJ/EryC1/StrS family aminotransferase codes for MKIPLARPVINEEMIEAAVNALQNEKLVLGESVFKFEEEFAKYFGVKYAVSVNSGNTALLFAFQALGVDGASEVIGPSATFIATMNGAVLLGADPVFADIDMNTYTIDPEDVKKKITEKTKVIVPVHLYGYPADMEKLMEISEETGIPILEDCAQAHGAEYRGKKVGTFGEVAIFSFYPTKNMTVGGDGGMVITNNEEIAELVKKLRDNGRKSKNTHDIIGHTARLNTVNAAIGRVQLKYLDEWNEKRRKIASIYDKILDTLDEVVTPPKPSSSIKPVYHLYVIRVPENKRNLLGAWLEKNGIQTAVHYPIPIHLQPAYARFGYKEGDLPITEKWAKTVLSIPMFVEMTKDQAKYVGEKIYEFFDKRVYENNKELEKEAQQWIKRLM; via the coding sequence ATGAAAATACCTCTGGCCCGGCCTGTTATTAATGAAGAAATGATTGAGGCAGCTGTAAATGCCTTACAAAATGAGAAGTTAGTGCTTGGAGAAAGTGTCTTTAAATTTGAGGAGGAGTTTGCAAAGTATTTTGGAGTAAAATATGCTGTCTCCGTGAATTCTGGAAACACTGCCTTGTTATTTGCATTTCAAGCTTTAGGTGTGGATGGTGCCTCTGAGGTAATTGGACCATCGGCAACTTTTATCGCAACAATGAATGGAGCCGTTCTGTTGGGGGCAGACCCAGTGTTTGCGGATATTGATATGAACACGTACACGATTGATCCGGAAGATGTGAAAAAGAAAATAACAGAAAAAACAAAAGTTATCGTTCCAGTTCATCTCTATGGATATCCGGCGGATATGGAAAAACTTATGGAGATTTCTGAAGAAACGGGGATCCCAATATTAGAGGACTGTGCTCAAGCCCATGGTGCTGAGTATAGAGGTAAAAAAGTTGGAACCTTTGGAGAAGTCGCGATATTCAGCTTTTACCCGACAAAGAACATGACCGTTGGTGGAGACGGTGGAATGGTGATAACAAATAATGAAGAAATCGCGGAACTAGTCAAAAAGCTCAGGGACAATGGAAGAAAGAGTAAGAATACTCACGATATTATCGGACATACTGCGAGGCTCAACACAGTTAATGCTGCAATTGGGAGAGTTCAGTTAAAATACCTGGACGAATGGAATGAAAAAAGAAGAAAAATAGCATCAATTTATGATAAAATACTGGATACTCTTGATGAAGTTGTTACACCACCAAAGCCTTCCTCTTCTATAAAGCCAGTATATCACCTATATGTTATTAGAGTTCCGGAGAACAAAAGAAATCTCCTAGGGGCATGGCTTGAAAAGAATGGCATTCAAACTGCGGTTCATTATCCAATACCAATACACTTGCAACCAGCATATGCCCGATTTGGATACAAAGAAGGAGACTTGCCAATAACAGAAAAATGGGCAAAGACTGTTCTCTCAATTCCAATGTTCGTGGAGATGACGAAAGACCAGGCTAAGTATGTTGGGGAAAAGATATACGAATTCTTTGACAAGAGAGTTTATGAAAATAACAAAGAACTTGAAAAGGAGGCGCAACAATGGATAAAACGCTTAATGTAG
- a CDS encoding type II toxin-antitoxin system VapC family toxin — protein sequence MEAPKKLYDTNVLIEAGRLKKSLSGYTTIFNLIEYPKAALFSLTFLYPSKEEFNLAVRISKELVKKGKPVPAVDILITAIALNRGLTLVTKDRHFLMIKELYPELKVEIWEG from the coding sequence ATGGAAGCGCCTAAAAAGCTTTACGACACGAACGTCCTAATAGAAGCCGGAAGACTCAAAAAATCCCTATCTGGATATACGACAATCTTCAATCTCATTGAATATCCAAAAGCAGCCCTTTTTAGCCTGACATTCCTCTATCCATCAAAGGAGGAATTCAATTTAGCTGTAAGGATATCAAAAGAGCTCGTAAAAAAAGGAAAGCCAGTTCCAGCAGTTGACATTCTAATAACAGCGATAGCTCTAAACAGGGGACTCACTTTAGTGACGAAAGATAGGCACTTCCTCATGATCAAAGAATTATACCCCGAGCTAAAGGTAGAAATTTGGGAGGGATGA
- a CDS encoding glycosyltransferase family 2 protein codes for MAVKVSPWPFYVYTVIPVWRNKEIGWVLSRFNTPIVDEVVVVLDEPDEEMLSLIKSNKKYMKPKLTIIENPRRMGIGYAIREGLMYGLRNNYDVVVVMAGNGKDNPKEIPKLLKKIDEGYDYVQGSRFLEGGKYNGLPFQRRVFNRAWPIFWSIITGKRQTEVTNGFRAYRLSILKDPRININQSWLDGYALEYYIHYKVLTLGYKYTEVPVSKIYRNNRDYTKINPLKDWHHIVLPPILLRLGIKK; via the coding sequence ATGGCCGTGAAGGTTTCTCCCTGGCCCTTTTATGTCTATACTGTAATTCCAGTATGGAGAAATAAGGAAATAGGCTGGGTTTTAAGCAGATTTAACACCCCTATAGTGGATGAAGTTGTTGTAGTTTTGGATGAGCCTGATGAAGAAATGCTATCGCTGATAAAGAGCAACAAAAAATACATGAAACCCAAACTCACAATAATAGAAAATCCAAGAAGGATGGGAATAGGATATGCGATAAGAGAAGGCCTAATGTACGGACTAAGAAATAACTACGATGTTGTTGTAGTTATGGCAGGAAATGGAAAAGACAATCCTAAAGAAATTCCAAAGCTTCTTAAAAAAATCGATGAAGGTTATGACTATGTTCAAGGTTCTCGTTTTTTAGAGGGAGGTAAGTACAATGGCCTGCCATTTCAAAGGAGAGTCTTTAACAGAGCCTGGCCAATCTTTTGGAGCATTATAACAGGCAAAAGGCAAACAGAAGTCACCAACGGATTTAGAGCATATAGGTTGAGCATTTTAAAAGACCCAAGGATAAATATAAACCAGTCCTGGTTAGATGGCTATGCTTTAGAATACTATATCCATTATAAGGTCTTGACCCTAGGATATAAATACACAGAAGTTCCTGTCTCAAAAATTTATAGGAATAACAGGGATTATACTAAGATAAACCCCCTCAAAGACTGGCACCACATAGTTTTACCACCTATTCTACTGAGACTCGGAATTAAAAAGTAG
- a CDS encoding Gfo/Idh/MocA family protein, with protein sequence MDKTLNVAVIGAGYWGTKLVREYLAASKERRDIVLKAIYDIDFNRLKNLAKELSLPESMLTTSYDDILKRDDINAVHIATPNETHYDLAMQAINANKHIVLEKPMALSSRKAFRLAREAEKRNIVLLVDHIFRFNNALKVTKELLESGEFGNLYYITLKWSAYLEPPKNRDIIFDLAPHPIDIVNYLTEEWPAKVYGSGKSYVRGKKGLEEMAFINAELPDDVLVNIELSWIDHGKKTRMVNIVTEKGTLVIDALAQTLTIYSDSQKREIPITPNNTIRDMIHHFADRVIKGEPPLNSATVGAMTVFVLEKIRESLEKGQTVEIFRGD encoded by the coding sequence ATGGATAAAACGCTTAATGTAGCTGTTATAGGTGCTGGTTATTGGGGAACAAAACTTGTAAGGGAGTATCTAGCAGCTTCCAAAGAAAGAAGGGATATAGTATTAAAAGCTATCTATGACATAGACTTCAACAGATTGAAAAATCTAGCCAAAGAACTTTCTCTTCCAGAGAGTATGCTTACAACGAGTTATGATGACATATTAAAGCGTGATGACATAAACGCTGTCCACATAGCTACCCCCAACGAAACGCACTATGATCTGGCAATGCAGGCTATAAACGCTAATAAACACATTGTTTTGGAAAAGCCCATGGCATTGTCGAGTAGAAAAGCGTTTAGACTTGCAAGAGAAGCCGAAAAAAGGAACATTGTTCTATTAGTAGATCACATATTCAGGTTCAATAATGCACTAAAAGTAACAAAGGAACTTCTCGAAAGTGGAGAGTTTGGAAATCTCTACTATATAACACTGAAATGGAGTGCCTATTTGGAGCCGCCAAAAAACAGGGATATAATTTTTGATTTAGCACCTCATCCAATCGACATTGTTAATTATCTGACTGAAGAGTGGCCTGCAAAAGTATATGGGAGTGGAAAAAGTTACGTTAGAGGTAAAAAAGGACTTGAAGAGATGGCATTTATAAATGCAGAACTTCCTGACGATGTTTTGGTGAATATTGAACTCAGCTGGATTGATCACGGAAAGAAAACGAGAATGGTAAATATTGTTACAGAAAAAGGAACATTGGTAATAGATGCCCTTGCTCAGACACTAACAATTTATTCGGACTCTCAAAAAAGAGAAATTCCAATAACACCAAATAATACAATAAGGGATATGATACATCACTTCGCAGACAGGGTCATAAAGGGCGAACCTCCATTAAACAGCGCGACTGTAGGAGCTATGACGGTCTTTGTTTTGGAGAAGATTAGAGAGAGCTTAGAAAAAGGACAAACTGTGGAGATATTTAGAGGTGATTGA
- a CDS encoding DegT/DnrJ/EryC1/StrS family aminotransferase, translating to MIPIAKPLIGDEEINAVIRVLKSGMLAHGKEVEAFEKEFAEYLGVKHALAVSNGTTALDLALKALKIGPGDEVITTPFTFIASANAVLFQGAKPVFADIDPKTFNLDPEEVKEKITNKTRAILVVHLYGQPADMKAFKEIAEDYKLYLIEDCAQAHGAKFEGQKVGTFGDIAAFSFYPTKNMTTGEGGMVVTNDDELARRVSLLRNHGQTRKYLHEELGYNYRMTNIAAAIGRVQLRKLDEWNEIRIRNAEKLTRGISKIEGLIPPYVDPRAKHVFHQYVIRVTDEYPLSRDELQEKLREKGIGTAVHYPMPVHHQPLYQKLGYPRDCCPNAIEASKQVLSLPVHPAVSEKDITYIVQTLKELSS from the coding sequence ATGATTCCAATAGCTAAACCCCTCATTGGAGATGAGGAAATTAACGCCGTTATTAGGGTTTTAAAGAGTGGAATGCTTGCCCATGGCAAAGAAGTTGAGGCTTTTGAAAAGGAATTCGCCGAATACCTAGGAGTTAAGCATGCCTTGGCAGTTTCTAATGGAACTACTGCCTTAGATCTTGCATTAAAGGCATTGAAGATAGGTCCCGGGGACGAGGTTATAACGACGCCGTTCACGTTTATTGCTTCAGCCAACGCAGTTCTATTCCAAGGGGCTAAACCAGTCTTTGCCGATATCGACCCCAAGACGTTTAATCTAGATCCGGAGGAAGTTAAGGAGAAGATCACCAACAAGACTAGAGCCATTCTCGTGGTTCACTTGTATGGGCAGCCAGCGGATATGAAGGCGTTCAAGGAGATCGCCGAGGATTACAAGCTTTACCTAATCGAGGACTGCGCCCAGGCTCACGGTGCCAAATTTGAGGGCCAAAAGGTTGGAACTTTCGGTGATATTGCAGCATTCAGCTTCTACCCAACGAAGAACATGACCACTGGCGAGGGCGGGATGGTCGTTACAAACGATGACGAGCTTGCCAGGAGGGTTTCGCTGTTGAGGAATCACGGGCAGACGAGGAAGTACTTGCACGAGGAACTCGGCTATAACTACAGGATGACAAACATCGCCGCGGCAATTGGGAGAGTGCAATTGAGGAAGCTTGATGAGTGGAACGAGATTAGAATAAGGAACGCTGAAAAACTAACAAGGGGAATTTCTAAGATCGAGGGTTTAATTCCCCCCTATGTTGACCCCAGGGCCAAACATGTATTCCATCAGTACGTTATTAGGGTTACCGACGAATACCCATTATCAAGGGATGAACTCCAAGAAAAGCTCAGGGAAAAAGGTATTGGAACAGCTGTGCATTACCCAATGCCCGTCCATCATCAGCCATTGTATCAAAAGCTCGGCTACCCGAGGGACTGTTGCCCGAACGCAATAGAAGCATCAAAGCAAGTCCTAAGCTTACCCGTGCATCCTGCAGTCAGTGAGAAAGATATCACTTACATAGTTCAAACCCTTAAAGAGCTTTCCTCTTAG